One region of Culex pipiens pallens isolate TS chromosome 2, TS_CPP_V2, whole genome shotgun sequence genomic DNA includes:
- the LOC120419579 gene encoding uncharacterized protein LOC120419579 isoform X1, whose product MKMVPSNKLYGATGFIRNLPVYPMTVKNSGLIIEHLQDLRSAKRFLKKLFVSKPYIYDGVMLMKLEHKPLAECPAAEAQRGGRSGKVQVRGRMKRKSNAKSGSREAKVGGGAVKAAAAAAINAKLTYNDLKLVKYLAGTDESNEGFLPASA is encoded by the coding sequence ATGAAAATGGTCCCCTCGAATAAGTTGTATGGTGCCACAGGATTCATCCGCAACCTGCCGGTCTACCCGATGACCGTGAAAAATTCCGGACTGATTATCGAGCACCTGCAAGACTTGAGGTCCGCCAAACGTTTCCTGAAGAAACTGTTTGTGAGCAAGCCCTACATCTACGACGGCGTCATGCTGATGAAACTGGAACATAAACCGCTCGCTGAGTGCCCTGCTGCTGAAGCTCAACGAGGCGGCCGAAGCGGAAAAGTTCAAGTGCGCGGGAGAATGAAGCGGAAATCAAACGCAAAAAGTGGAAGCCGAGAAGCGAAAGTGGGCGGAGGAGCAGTCAAGGCTGCTGCTGCGGCCGCCATCAACGCCAAGCTTACCTACAACGACCTCAAGCTGGTCAAATATCTGGCGGGCACGGACGAATCTAACGAAGGTTTTCTACCAGCATCTGCTTGA
- the LOC120419579 gene encoding DNA topoisomerase 2-like isoform X2, which produces MFTMMSALTRLIFHLLGDPLLEYQHDDNQKIDPVKEWKHKVSQEEDEEAGEPEEEGSDEKDTESGKSAAKEQVDPEKVFQCTVDTDGRAQERAAEVKSWKCRGPTIWMRCGS; this is translated from the coding sequence ATGTTCACAATGATGTCCGCACTGACCCGGTTGATCTTCCACTTGTTGGGAGATCCACTGCTGGAGTACCAGCACGACGACAACCAGAAGATTGATCCGGTTAAGGAGTGGAAGCATAAGGTCAGCCAGGAGGAAGATGAGGAGGCCGGAGAGCCGGAAGAAGAAGGTTCTGACGAGAAGGACACCGAGTCGGGCAAATCGGCGGCCAAGGAGCAGGTCGATCCAGAGAAGGTTTTCCAATGTACTGTGGATACTGACGGACGAGCGCAAGAACGAGCTGCTGAAGTAAAAAGTTGGAAGTGCCGTGGACCGACGATCTGGATGCGATGCGGTTCTTGA